A segment of the Vibrio parahaemolyticus genome:
CGATGGTCATCAAATGTGATCAACTCACCCGTTGTACGGTTCCATACCCATGGTGCTTCAGCTTGTGCATCGTAGCCGTACTCGAAGCCGTTAATGCCAGTGTTGTTTGCACCTAGCATGAATGACTTAATGCCTTTGTAGTCGATTACGCCATCTTCCCAAACACCTTGTGCAGTGCTGCCTTTTAGTTTACCTGTCGCAGTACCTGTCATTGGGTCATTTGGATCTGTGAGTGTATCTGGTGTTACGCCTTCCCAGCCACGGCCGTACATTGCAGTACCAAGGACTAGCTTGTTCGCAGGAACGCCTTGAGCAAGAAGAAGTTGGATACCGTTATCTGCTGTATACGCAGGGCCTTTGTAAGCTTCGCCGTTTTCATCTACGCCGCTGCCGTCACATTGGCCAGGGCGCATGAACGAACCACAGTAAAGCGCAGTTTGGTGACCAGGAACGTTGTTCCAGCCGCCGTAGAAGTCGTAAGTCATCGCGAAGATGTAGTCCATGTATTGAACGGCATCTGCGTAGTTTACGTCTTCAATCTTGTCATAGCCGACACCGATTGCTGAAGTTAGCTCGTAAGTACGGCCAGTTTCTGCTTCTAGCTCATCTAGCATTGCGCGCAGTTCACGCATCAATGCAACGTAAGCTGGACCATCGTTTACTGGGTCGCCTTTATCTGCTGCAGCACCGCCACCACCAGGGAATTCCCAGTCAATATCTACACCATCGTAGAATTTCCAAGTTTTCAGGAATTTCTTAACCGATGCCACGAATGTGTCGCGGTTCGCTTTATTAACGAAATCGTAGAATGGGTCAGACAGTGTCCAGCCACCGATAGATGGGATGATTTTTAGATCAGGGTTACGTTGTTTCAATGCCATTAGCATTGCGTAGTTACCCTTGATAGGCGTGCTGTACTCGTGGCCAGCTTGCGGGAAGCTCTTCTGGTAAGCAGCCCATGGGTCATGGATTACCACTTCGTAATCAGGCACACCGCGACATGCAGTTTGAAGAGCGTTAAAGCTGTTACCACCAACAGACTTAACAGATTCGTTTGGACCACAGATTGGAATAAAGCCGTAAAGGATGTGAGTTAAGTTGTCGGCTGGCATGTTGTCTACGGTGTAGTTACGACCATAGATGCCCCATTCAACAAAGTACGTACCCATCACGACGCTAGGGTCGGTGTTGTATGTTTTGTTGTTTGGATCAACGTTCATCGTTAGTGGCTTCAAGTGAGAGCCATCTGTATCCGCGATGGTGATTTCTGCAGGAGCACTTTTCGAACAGCCTGTAGCATCACACGCTTCAATTTCCATTTGGTACAAGCCG
Coding sequences within it:
- a CDS encoding glycosyl hydrolase family 18 protein, with the translated sequence MIRFNLCAAGVALALSGAAVAAPTAPSVDMYGSNNLQFSKIELAMETTSGYYDMVKYHDQAKITVKFNQWSGTPGDTYNIYFDGVKVATGAITGGQTTATFDYGQGGLYQMEIEACDATGCSKSAPAEITIADTDGSHLKPLTMNVDPNNKTYNTDPSVVMGTYFVEWGIYGRNYTVDNMPADNLTHILYGFIPICGPNESVKSVGGNSFNALQTACRGVPDYEVVIHDPWAAYQKSFPQAGHEYSTPIKGNYAMLMALKQRNPDLKIIPSIGGWTLSDPFYDFVNKANRDTFVASVKKFLKTWKFYDGVDIDWEFPGGGGAAADKGDPVNDGPAYVALMRELRAMLDELEAETGRTYELTSAIGVGYDKIEDVNYADAVQYMDYIFAMTYDFYGGWNNVPGHQTALYCGSFMRPGQCDGSGVDENGEAYKGPAYTADNGIQLLLAQGVPANKLVLGTAMYGRGWEGVTPDTLTDPNDPMTGTATGKLKGSTAQGVWEDGVIDYKGIKSFMLGANNTGINGFEYGYDAQAEAPWVWNRTTGELITFDDHRSVLAKGSYAKSLGLAGLFSWEIDADNGDILNAMHEGMAGGVVPQPNRKPTAAAGADQSVTGPASVVLDGSLSKDSDGTIASYVWEQVSGTAVVLAGANTAKASFDAAEVTVEEQLTFKLTVTDNEGATASDLVVVTVKPAGVVDPVNNAPVAQVVAPATANTGDVVVVDASASSDADNDTLTFNWTLPQGLNATVNGSKVTFTAAEYPQDTSLSFTVSVSDGKASSSASATVVVAQHTTDPNPGTCDNAWDASAVYTGGNQVTHAGKTWEAKWWTQGDDPSKSGEWGVWKEVGVANCN